The DNA window GTTGGAGTTCCAGTTTCTTCAAACCCTCCCGGCTTAAACTACAGAGAAGCATCACCTTCTCTTCGAGGATATGTTCGAGTTTTATTCTCTCTTCTTTTAGGCTTTCAGGTTTTTGTAGGTGTTCCAGCTTTTCATCCAGTGCTTTGATAATCACATCCACATTGACTTGCGGAATGGCTATTTCCCTATTTTTCAGTTCCAGTAATTCATTACGAATCTCTAAAAAAGAATCATAGCTTACAGCCCTGAAAAAGGTTTCATCGCTCTGAATGAGTTTTCTTAGTTCGGCAAAAATATAGCGAAGTAAATTCTTTCTTATGATTTCCATAAAGCGATTCCCGAAAGCCTGAATCTCTGTCTTGTTACCAAGATGAATCTAAGAAGTGTTATGAATTTTCTCTGCTATAAGGTTCAGGATATTCAGGTAAGCTCCATCTTCTTCGATTTGCTGGTAGCGAGTATCCCTTCCCCCGGAGTCTATCATCATAGATTCGAGGACTTTTTCTTCTCGCTCTCTATCCGGCGCACCGAAGAGTTCCTCTATCTTTTCTTTGGTACTTAAATCCTTACAAAGAGCTTTCAGGCGGTTCGGTAAATCGGTATGGATAATATTCTCACTGGCAACTTCTTTTTGCCAGTCCGAAAGGCAGGAATATAAAGCTCTTGTATAAGCTTTAGAAAAAGCAGAATACAAATAGTTACCGCCATCAGCTTCCTTCTTCCCAAAAAGTCCTGTAAACCTTTTGAAATAAGATTTCTCTTTCTCTTTTACAAAATCTTTTAACTTTCCCTGTAAATACTTCTCCGGGTCAATATAATCCCCGATAACAGGTTTTAAAAAACTCCAAACAAGTCCCGCCCAGGGCAGTATTTCTAATCCGGTCATGATTTCTCCACCTACGTGCTATGCAAATATTGCTGTATATGGAATATCATAATATTTACAAAAAAATCCAAGTATTTTTATTTTTTATTTGCAAGGAAAAGTGAAATACTAATCTTTTGTTAGTAAGAGGTATATTTATGGAATTGTTTTCAGATGATAAAGCATATAAGGAATACAAAGATTTTAAAATTGCAAGAGATAACTTCCGAGAGTCTAATCGTGAGATGACTGATCAAATCGATGTCAAAGCCAGAGATAAAGAAAATGTCAATTATACAGAAGTTCATTTAAATATCTATGAAAACGTTGGTTTAGGTAGAGAGTGGCGTGTAGAGAAAGAAAAAAATCCAGAGGGACTCAATCGGGCAACTCATGGTTTTAATACTGTTACAGAAGGTTTGAATCCTTATCCCGATAAATCAATTTCTTCCAATAAACTTCTCAAAATAATACTTTCTTTTTTCGGGAAAAATGAACCTGCAAGAGATTAAAATACCGGGAAGAATTTGTATCTTCTTGGAAGAGGTGAAGGCTTTAGAGTCTGAAGTTTTTCTCCGAAAAGCTCGTGAGGATTTTTATTCAAACATGAACGAGCCCGGTTTTCGATACTATTCATTTTTTCTAAAAAAGAAAACGTATAGGATAGACTATCCATTGCTTGAAGAAGAAGATATTCATCCATCCCATTTCCGGGAAGAATACGGGCAACGATTTTCAAGACTATCTAAACTTTCTACTGATGTATACTATTTCCAAATTAAGTCTGTAAATGAGTCTTTGAGTCAAATTTTAAAATACTCGGAGGAAAAAGGGCTACATCGTATATTGGTGTTTAACTCGGCACATATACTTAGAGATGAAAAAAGACTTTTAAAAATTTTCAGAGCCAATTCATTTTTATATAACCGGGAAGCCAACTTTAGTCTGGCACATAATCTTTTTAATGAAACTGCCTATATACGGAAGGGCAGGTTAAATGCGATTCTACAGGGCAAAGCAAAGTTAGCCTATGATTCTACATTCCGAATGATTGAGCTGGAATTGGATCAAACCCTCGGTTCAAAGCTCAGCACCATTCGTTATATTTCCGAAAAAAGAAAAGTATAATTAAAATCAAGAGGGATTCGTAAATGAAAAAGCCTTCATTTTCTTCGGAAAGCAAGCGAGCCACCGATGGCTCGCCTACGATTAAAAAAGATTTCCCTGATTTTTTGAACGGATACATCTATCCTACTGACCTGTGAAGGAAGAAAGGCATTTTTCATCCACGCTCTTATATGAATAATACAATGGTGAATTCTTGTCTCCTTATTCCAACCAATATGATACAAAAGAAAATGTTGGCTCTCTTTATCATGAATTACATAGTATTTATCCGAAGACCCGGTACGAACGCTTTTATATCGATGTAATAGTGCAAGAATTGCAGATTCAATTTGTTCTAATCTATCCATTTTATTACTTTCCAAACACCATTGCTGTTTCCAATAATAACCTGCCGGCAAGACCCAGAACCTTATCAATTTGTTCCCGCGAAACATAGGGATAATCTTCCATATAGGTCTCGATAGATTCACCGGTAGAAATGTAGTCAAACAAACTTTTTACCGGAACTCGCGTATTTTTAAAAACCGGTGTACCACTCTGGATTTCTCTATCTATTGTCAAAATATCTGTATACATAATGATTTCCTAATAATATGCTTTGGATTTATTTGTTTTCCAAATATTTCTCTGCAGATTCTACAATTTCATCGATTGATTGTCCTTGAAATAAATTCTGACTCCAGGAAGAATAATCGAAAGGTTCTCTTTGGATTAAAGCTATAAACCTTTCCGATTCTACTAATCCAAGACCGGATATTAAAAGTTCTACACCCTTTAGTCTTAATTCTGTATCAGTGATCATGATTTAACTCCTTAACATAATGACATTGAAATTAGGGGATTTACTCACCCGCCAACTTTACTGCGACATCAATGATTTCATCACTATAATAATATCCATTATCTCGAATTGCTAATAAATGCTTCTTCACATTATCTATCAAATTTTTCTTCTTAGCTTCTAATAAAACTCCAATACTTCCTGTAAAATTTAAACCT is part of the Leptospiraceae bacterium genome and encodes:
- a CDS encoding XisI protein, yielding MDRLEQIESAILALLHRYKSVRTGSSDKYYVIHDKESQHFLLYHIGWNKETRIHHCIIHIRAWMKNAFLPSQVSRIDVSVQKIREIFFNRRRAIGGSLAFRRK
- a CDS encoding DUF433 domain-containing protein; this encodes MYTDILTIDREIQSGTPVFKNTRVPVKSLFDYISTGESIETYMEDYPYVSREQIDKVLGLAGRLLLETAMVFGK